The Anas platyrhynchos isolate ZD024472 breed Pekin duck chromosome 3, IASCAAS_PekinDuck_T2T, whole genome shotgun sequence genome includes a window with the following:
- the LOC119716366 gene encoding translation initiation factor eIF2B subunit delta, which produces MAERAAPGGAGSEAAAPGLAAAQVPELSREEKLQLRKEKKQQKKKKRSEKGPAAEPPEQGAAPEPGQPRVTPHPSSSPPLADGPNDGEKPTGGKSKAELRAERRAKQEAERAQKQAKKAELGQAAPPAKPRLTPTEPPTVVKRLPEHVQVDDPAALRKLAKKLERQQVPLRQDYGTKVNLFSHLHQYSRKKPLTQQMSIPSTVIHPAVVRLGLQYSQGIINGSNARCIALLEVFKQLIRDYSTPPNEELSRDLVAKLKPHISFLNQCRPLSVSMGNAIKFLKKEISCLPDTLREEEAKEKLQSTIDNYLREKIVLAAEAISKSAFEKINDRDVILVYGCSSLVNRTLCDAHMQKGRAFRVIVVDSRPRLEGRETLRRLVRKGIHCTYVMINAISYVLPEVSKVLLGAHALLANGSVMSRVGTSQIALVSKAYNVPVLVCCETYKFCERVQTDSFVSNELDDPDDLIVLRKGQAQLGGWSENKSLRLLNLVYDVTPPDLVDLVITDLGMIPCTSVPVVLRVKNVDQQ; this is translated from the exons ATGGCGGAGCGGGCGGCGCCGGGCG GTGCGGGCTCCGAGGCTGCCGCGCCGGGGCTGGCCGCAGCGCAg GTCCCGGAGCTGTCCCGCGAGGAGAAGCTGCAGCTGCGCaaggagaagaagcagcagaaaaagaagaagaggagcGAGAAGGGGCCGGCGGCGGAGCCCCCCGAGCAGGGAGCAGCGCCCGAGCCCGGGCAGCCCCGCG TCACTCCTCACCCCTCATCCTCACCACCCTTGGCCGATGGCCCCAACGATGGTGAGAAGCCCACGGGGGGCaagagcaaagcagagctgcGAGCGGAGCGCCGGGCCAAGCAGGAGGCTGAGCGCGCCCAGAAGCAGGCcaagaaagcagagctgggcCAGGCAGCCCCACCAGCCAAGCCCAGGCTGACCCCCACTGAGCCCCCAACAG TGGTGAAGCGGCTGCCAGAGCACGTGCAGGTGGATGACCCTGCTGCCCTGAGGAAACTAGCCAAGAAGCTGGAGCGTCAGCAG GTACCTCTGAGGCAGGACTATGGCACCAAGGTCAACCTGTTCTCCCATTTGCACCAGTACAGCCGGAAGAAGCCGCTGACGCAGCAGATGAG catcccctcCACGGTAATTCACCCAGCTGTGGTGCGCCTTGGCCTCCAGTACTCCCAGGGTATCATCAATGGTTCCAATGCCCGATGCATTGCCCTGCTGGAAGTCTTCAAACAG CTGATTCGAGATTACTCCACTCCCCCTAACGAGGAGCTGTCACGGGACCTGGTGGCCAAGCTAAAGCCACACATCAG CTTCCTGAACCAATGCCGGCCCCTCTCAGTCAGCATGGGCAACGCCATTAAGTTCCTCAAGAAGGAGATTTCGTGCCTCCCTGACACCCTgagagaggaggag GCAAAGGAGAAGCTGCAGAGCACTATTGACAACTATCTGCGGGAGAAAATTGTTTTGGCAGCTGAAGCCATTTCAAAATCTGCCTTTGAGAAGATAAATGACCGCGATGTCATCCTGGTGTACGGATG CTCGTCCCTGGTGAACCGCACGCTGTGTGATGCCCACATGCAGAAGGGCCGCGCTTTCCGTGTGATCGTGGTGGACAGCCGGCCGCGGCTGGAGGGCCGGGAGACGCTGCGCCGGCTGGTGCGCAAGGGCATTCACTGCACCTATGTGATGATCAACGCCATTTCCTACGTGCTGCCTGAG GTGTCCAAAGTGCTGCTAGGAGCCCATGCGCTGCTGGCCAACGGCTCAGTCATGTCCCGGGTGGGGACATCCCAGATCGCGCTGGTCTCCAAGGCTTACAACGTGCCCGTGCTGGTGTGCTGCGAGACCTACAAGTTCTGCGAGCGGGTGCAGACAGACTCCTTTGTCTCCAACGAGCTGG ATGACCCCGACGACCTGATCGTGCTCCGCAAGGGGCAGGCCCAGCTGGGCGGCTGGTCAGAGAACAAGTCCTTGCGCCTCCTCAACCTGGTCTACGACGTGACACCGCCCGACCTGGTGGATCTGGTCATCACAGACCTGGGCATGATCCCCTGCACCTCGGTGCCCGTCGTCCTGCGCGTCAAGAACGTGGATCAGCAGTAG